The window ATGCAGATAGCTGGCAATATTcagttattcatcgttcaactTTAACaatgcatttttattttaaaattagaatataggagtactattttattttaggaaattttgttaaaaataattttcaactaTTATCCATCTGCTCAACATTATTCTACTATTGGATAACTCAAAATAAACCAAACTAATGATAACACTGAGGCTAAcggtcaaggaaccaattcaaccaaaaacttaagttgattgTTGAGGtctcagaatatgttatatattctaacacaacccctcacacgagagcccattgggctagaaaTTTGGATACAGCACAGGCCCTCCGTCCTTATACCTAGAGCTAAATaatccactttaaatgagggatggttgagattcaaacctgTGACCTGTTGTCACGTTagctttgataccatgtcaagaaactaactcaaccaaaagcttaaactgatggttgaggtcccaaaatatattatatactctaacacttgAAGCTCCTTGTTTTTCACAGGTCTCGTGCAGAAAATCGATTTCACAAATTAGAAAGTTCTTACATCTCATCCCATACAATGTATTGGATACAATGCAATAAAATACTGTTTGTTTTGACACAATACAATTATGATGCTAGCTTGTCAGCTTAACCATCATCCAACAATAAATTACCTATTTGAAAAATGGTTTCAAACAGAAAACAAGGAAAGGGGTAAAAGAGAAGCTGAAGTGGATCAAAAGACACATCAAGACCACAATTGGAGTAGGAAGCATCCCTTAATGATAGAACACCCACAAAAGAATCACTAACAGTACCACAAAATCTAAATTCCTTCTCCCTTGGAAACCGAAATTAACCATGATCACAGCTCCAAGTCACATATTAAATCCTAACAAGAGATATCCAACCAAAAAGACATATTCCAGAACCAAAAGAAACAGCAGACAGAGTTTAGAGTGCAGGAGAGAACGAACAAACCACGGACGCAGAAGCACAGACCTGAAACCAGTGGCGAATCCAAAATGTTGGTTCAGCTTCTGTGCTGAACCAACTCGTTTGTCATTCTTTTGTGTTATGTGTTACGCAATTCAACATAAGGTTTTTGGTAAAATGACCTAAGCCATGGCCTAGGTAGGGCCGAGCCTTGAATTTCCCGCCAAAAAACAAGGAAATAGATACGAACCAACTGCAAAGCATTTGGCCATATCACTATTTCAAAGGAGCTGTTTCTAAAGTAAGGTAAAATGGAGAAATCTTCGTGAATTGGTTGGTGTGATCATTGAGACGAAGCTTGCTCCATTTGAAGGACTAGCATAGCCATTTTGTTGGCGAGTAAACAAATCTCTTACATTTGCATGTACTCGTTTTATAAATGTGGAGGTAGCTTCTAGGCGCCGAGTAATGTAGCTATGGCTCGGGGAATGGGAAGGGCTTGCATTTATATCATCATTTGCCAAAATAGTGGCAGCTCCTGCATATAGAATTGTAATCTTGCTCTATTAGATTCAATGCTTTcttgtttatttcttttaatacaTATACTAAAATACTTCTATAGAACATGAACAATAATTTCTAACTTCCGAACAGAAGGGTTCTTACTAGTCTTTTCAGCTTTCTTCCTTTTGAAAATCCTAAAAACTTTTGTTTCACCACTACTAGTCGTTGATTCAGTACTTAATTTCTCCGTCTTCACACTGCATCATCAAAACATATTAGTTTTTCTTTCGGAAAGTTCTTTTGTTGTTGAGCTGTTTCATAATTTGTTGCTATTGTTAAGCaacatccattttggaaatttttGGTCAAAATAATTTGTTGGTTGTTGGCCGCTTATTTATAAAAATGTGGGTCAAAAAGTCAATAGCCAATGAAGCAAACAACTCATTGTATTTTTTGGTTTTCGCCTAATGATCAGGTTTTCAGTTGGCTTACAAAAGTCTTTTTAGCTATTTTAACCAACCAAAAACCAACCAATGATCCATTCACCAAACCAAATTATTTGACCTTGCCGAGAGGAAAACATAATAATTATTGCATTTTCTTTATGGTGACTCCAAAGAAAGTATAAATGGTGTACCTGACAAAAGATACTAGATTTTCCGGTAGGACTGCTtcttcaaattcataatttgaggAATGTGTCTCTTCCCGCTCCACATCCTTGAACCAGAAGCGATTccctctaattttaattttcttggaAATTCTAAATTCTCCAGTTTGACTAACAATAAGAGGCAACTCTGTTAGTTTCTCACAGTTCCAAACAGAGAAACTATGAAAGACAGGCCAATCAAGTTGCTTCTCAGAACATATGGAATTTAGCTGAGGGAGATCGATTAATACTAACTCCAGCAGCCGTGGAAGATGGTAAGATAGAGTTATGGTTGTATCAAGATGGGCATCCACAACAGGCCTTATTAACGCTTTCATTGACCAGCACTGCCTAACAGATATCTTTTCAAGGTTACAGAGACAATTCAACATCTCAAAAGAGAAAAGATATTCTAACCCACTGTAGTCAAACACATTGAGGACCTTCAAATTCTGAAACCTAATACCAGTTTCCTTAAGCGTCTTCAGACTTTGGCTGTGCATTGTTAAATACAGCTCTAAGGTGCCTTCTGGTAGTTGATTAACACGGTAATCATCAATCAAAACTATGCTGTTCCTACTGACGTTTCCATTGGTGCAGAAACCACCaacataatatttaaaactAGGGGAACAATGGTGTCTTCTTGCCCTTACAAATGCATTCATATAGTCGTTGAACATGGTTACATTGAAGAAGTTGAGTTCAAGAATGGTTAAACCTTCTAAGCACGCAAGCTCCTCAACACAAGCATCTCTGGAAAATGAACTTATCACTTGCTTTGATCTCCAGTAACAACCCTTTGCATCATCCATAACGATTAACAATTCTTGCAAACATGGTAATGAACCAACCAATTCAGCAGGGAATTTAGTCAACTTAGAGTGTGAAAGATCAAGGCGCTTTAATTTTTTCAACCTCTGCATCCCAGCAGGTAAGTTTTCAAGAGGGgttccaaacaaatcaagtacaATAAGTTCCTCTAGGTTAGACAAATCAGGCAGGTGTTTCAGACTAGGGCAATGACGTAAAAGAAGTACTTGGAGAAGTTTCAAGGTACAAGCTGATGGTGGAAGGAATGAAACATGAGTGTAAGATAGGTCTAAGACTTTAAGCTTTGGCATACCAGTGAAAAAATCAAGTGAAAACCAATCAAGTGGGTTATATTGGAGTAGCAATGTAGACAAGTTTGGAAAATTAGGCTTTTTTGAGGGTGCTTTAAGTTGATTGTGCATAAATGATGCTCGTTTGATCTTTCCACACTGATCATCAATTGTGGGTAAGACCAAAAGATTATCACCTGCATTGATGAAGAAGTCATTATCTTGTTTGCTTATAATATTTACTGCCATATCGTGCAATAAGCCAAGCATCTTGACCCACTCTTGAGAGCCATTTGAATCAACAGCCTCCAAGAGACGAGCATCTTTGAGTTCTTTCAAAACTTTCATCCCCAATTTCCTCTTTTCTTCTAATGACTCAACATATATATCCAATAGACCTTCCCAGATCCAATAATCTATCAGCTGCTTTGCTTCAATTGGAATACCTTTTGGGTACAAGGCACAGTACAAGAAACATTGTTGGTATTTCTCCTCCAGTCTCTTATAACTGTATTCCAAGCGTTCAAACTGCATTGCAGTAGATGGTGTTGATCTAGCCCGGCTACTCAACCTTTCTTGAAGTGCAATACTAATTTCATCCAAGCTTTGACCCTGTACTTCTCTCAAATGCATTCCCAATATGAGAACTGCTAATGGCAATCCTGCACAATCTTCTATTGCTTTTTCCTGAATCTCGCTATCTACAAGGAAAAGGCTGTCACCAACAGTCCTCTTTAAAAAAGCCAAAGTATCAACGCTAGAGAGTGGTTTTATTTCATAGTACTCATTTTTCACAATTCTTGGGCACGCAAATCGAGATCTAGAAGTAAGGATGACCTTGCATACCACTTCCCCATTATCAGACTCTGGAATTCCAATCTCTTGAAGAGAATAATCATCCCATAAAAAATCAAGAATCACCAAACATTTCTTCCGTAGCACAAACTCATCACGCAGTTTTAAAGCTCTACTTGCATCATCACTAGTGTCAGGGAGCGTTATATTTAAGCTCCTAGCAACCTGCTCTTGAAGAATCTTGAGCTGAACACCAAATTCAGCAGCTACCCATataacataatcaaatgaattacACTCATACAAAGCTTGGTTATATATAGCTTCTGCAACAGCTGTCTTGCCAACACCAGCTATGCCATGAATGCATAATACTTTAACGTTTTGTTTTTGGGTTAGGCTCTTCCATATGTTCTCAatatcaatatttctagttctCACCACAGTTTCATTACAAGCTCGTTGATATCCCCTCACAACAGGCTTCATTCTAACACACCTATTCTTTTCAATTAACTGATCAAATATACTGATTTCTCGTTCAATGGCTGCGCTTGCAGCACATCGACGACAACAGTCGGGCAAGAAGCCATTCATACATCTACCATCTATGCTTCTTCTAAGATTTTCTATATCTACTTTGTTGAGGGAATCTTCAGCTTCTCTCATCCAATCTTTCACATCAGTTAGAAGAAAagttgtcccatttgcttgtgCTTGCAATCTATTAAGCATCTCTCTTGCTTCTGCAATCTTTGTCTTCAGGTTTTCCAGATTACTTCGACGTTCCTTAAACCTATGAGGGACATATTCTTCCCGGACCCAAGCAGCAATAAGACCAGTAACTAATCCACCGACTGCAGTCAGGAAAGGCGCTGCAGCCATATAATTTTAATGCAGCGCATAGAAACAgaaattcattaataaataatattttgtacAAAGACCATTTGAACTTCACACAATCCAATAGCATCATGGGAAAAAAAAGGGGGAAAAGTTGGGCAAGAAAGGGAAGTAAAAGTTGAAAGTTCACCAGAAAGGCTACAGGTAGCATCGCAAGCATAAGTATATGAAAGAAAATGGATTCCATATAAGATCAAGTATTAAACAACTTGTGGTCTTTTGGGTGTTTGgtttgagagaaaagaaaatttggAAAAACTAATTCTCTATTTTCCCTTTTTTGACAAGAGATTGAAGTTGAAAAGCTTGGTTGGAAAAGGGTTTACATCTATTTGCAAACATTTTCCTTGAGTATTGGAAGAAAACCAATTTCCTTTCGGTCTTTCATCCATAACATTCTCCATTTTCTCCAAGTAAAAGAAAACTAATCCTCATttgcattttaaaataaaaagcttTCAcggaaaactaatttctaaaaTTTTACAACAATATTTCACTACCCCAATGTGCAATGCCATTAAAATGGCTTATGCTTAGGAGGGGCTTTGAAGTCGGATTTatgcaatccataaaatttatttccTATTGACCCCACAATGCTTTACCACTCTCTTTTAAGCATTTCCTACATTTTCTCTTCTCCTTCCTTGTCCTCACAATCCATTAGCTACCAGTAAGTGTAAgaacattattattatctttacaTTGCACAGATTTATAACTAACTTAAACGAAAGATTTGAGTAGTCAATAGAAGTAAATACATACTTGCAAAGGCAGCCAGCGgcattttctttgattttctacTACAAGCCGGGTTTACTGTTGAATGTTAATAATAGCAGCAATACTGAATATGATTTTACCAAACAGTTGGAAAGCCGAGTGGATTCAGATCCCATGCATCTACAAATGAAGTCAATTTTCTTAGTATAGAAAGCACTTCAGCATGTGAATTAAATATCAATAAAGAGCACACTAACTAAGTGTTATATTAAACACTGCTACTATATATGATTTCATTGAAAGTGTAAAAGGAagcaactcaatcaaaagctaaAACTTATGGTTGAAGCCAgtgtatgttatatactttatcacGCTCCCTTATACCAAGGAAACAAcacaactaaaagcttaagctgatggttaaaaacacaagatatgttatatactccaaTAACATATATGTTCATTTAGTGACTTGACCTAAGACCCCGTCCCAAAGCATGAGATCTTAGGTTCAAAGTTTCAAAACCCTTCCAATCCTTAATGTATAAATTACTAGTCAGAATAAGACATGAAGCATTTCTCCCTATGTTTTTGGAATACTTGAACAACATTTCTATATGAATATCGATGTAAATTTCACATAACCATGAAACTGGTTGATTCTTacagaataataaaaaaaatgcaaggTAAATTAACAGAGGAATTCAAACCTTGCAGAGGTGATTGGTGGAACTAATTTCCAACCTAACTAACTTTTAAAACTCTTCAACACCAAAGCAGatagtaatttttcttttgtggaAACTAGAAAGCTACATAGCATGTACGTACGATGTTTGTTAGCATAAGTAAGTAATtaagtatttataataaatgatCAACTGCAGTTTATTACAGGAAAATGGATGATTTGTGCATGATTAACCAAATAATAATTTCTAAACTTTCAAATAATAGTAGTGAATGTGTTTATGCCAACTCTCATGCACGTATCTTCATCATAATTCCCTAAAAAAGATTCTTCTTTCTAACAATTATGATAATCTGAAGTTATAATATTAACTAATAACTACTAATTTGCAGAACTAATTAAGGGAATGTTTGGCATAACTAATAACTACTCATTTAAAACACTCCATTCTTGTTATTTGCACACCAAGCATTTGTGTACCATTGTCAAATCTTAAGAGTGTCCCTTACTATTAAAAGCACGAGTCACCAAATTTGTTCCATCATGGTTTGGAGTTTAAAATTATTCTACACTTTAAATGTTATATAACACCCTGATCAAGACAAACAACACTCATCAAGGCACACTCTTTTCGCATTTGGGACGGTTTAGTAGGCAACAACAAGCCGTACGTACTTGAATGGGCAAGAGAAGAGACCAACAATTAGTCAATTACTAATACTCACACTTGCAATATTTGGTCAAGTGGTTTAGATCAAGACAAGGTATATTAAGTATAGGAGGCAGCCGACACTGCTATACATCCATTATTCTTTTACCAAGAATCGATTTTAATTTAgtgataaattatttatttgtctCATATAATATGTGATTTTTAAATAgattaaattaagaaaataccTTCTACATATTATTTCTTGGCCTGTgtcatatatataaatttattattttattaaacatttttatattataaatgtagaaatataatgattattttgaattttctgcAAAAGACAAATATAATATTGAAATTACTACAAAACCAGAATGATGATTtgagaaaatattaaaacagACTTAATTCAATTTTACACGAAATTAGATGTCTGGATTCCAAAATTTTGTTCAATAatgactgatttttttttttttttttttttttttataatccaTGATAGCTCTAATCCCAACTCATATCAAATGTACTTGTTATCAAAAAATAATGAGCCAAACCAAATCCAATCATGAATAAGCCAATAGGTTATAATCTTTGGCAAGGAAGTTGTATGATTATTAGTTAAGtaggttaattaattaaactcactcaataagaacaaaaaaatattggCATTAGAatgtactaattaggaaaaacTTGTTTTGGCTTACTTGGAATGGTCATATAATCTAGGCATTGTTTTTGGCTTACATGATAGGGTAATCAATCTAGGCATGGAATTAACACATTCATATATTGGAGTATTATATGTATAATTTcatcatgtaatttaaaatttaatatattaaatttatctaGTGGTAGAAAACTTTCTTCTCCACTCTTGTATATAATATAGATTCTATTCTCATCAAATAACTACATGAGTTATCGTTTCTCCCTTCAGTTTGTTGCCATATATTATTTTAGAACTTATCTATTTAATcaaattcttatattttcatatgtAAAATTTTTGTGTGATTATGCCCTTTTCATCTCTTTTAATTTGCTACGATGCCTATTTATGAAATGATACATTTGAATTAATGGGTATAGACATATTCTCTTATCTTGTCTCAAtcataaattcttttttttttcctctataaaatattatatccaTTCGAAAATA of the Amaranthus tricolor cultivar Red isolate AtriRed21 chromosome 6, ASM2621246v1, whole genome shotgun sequence genome contains:
- the LOC130814988 gene encoding probable disease resistance protein At4g27220; protein product: MPLAAFATPFLTAVGGLVTGLIAAWVREEYVPHRFKERRSNLENLKTKIAEAREMLNRLQAQANGTTFLLTDVKDWMREAEDSLNKVDIENLRRSIDGRCMNGFLPDCCRRCAASAAIEREISIFDQLIEKNRCVRMKPVVRGYQRACNETVVRTRNIDIENIWKSLTQKQNVKVLCIHGIAGVGKTAVAEAIYNQALYECNSFDYVIWVAAEFGVQLKILQEQVARSLNITLPDTSDDASRALKLRDEFVLRKKCLVILDFLWDDYSLQEIGIPESDNGEVVCKVILTSRSRFACPRIVKNEYYEIKPLSSVDTLAFLKRTVGDSLFLVDSEIQEKAIEDCAGLPLAVLILGMHLREVQGQSLDEISIALQERLSSRARSTPSTAMQFERLEYSYKRLEEKYQQCFLYCALYPKGIPIEAKQLIDYWIWEGLLDIYVESLEEKRKLGMKVLKELKDARLLEAVDSNGSQEWVKMLGLLHDMAVNIISKQDNDFFINAGDNLLVLPTIDDQCGKIKRASFMHNQLKAPSKKPNFPNLSTLLLQYNPLDWFSLDFFTGMPKLKVLDLSYTHVSFLPPSACTLKLLQVLLLRHCPSLKHLPDLSNLEELIVLDLFGTPLENLPAGMQRLKKLKRLDLSHSKLTKFPAELVGSLPCLQELLIVMDDAKGCYWRSKQVISSFSRDACVEELACLEGLTILELNFFNVTMFNDYMNAFVRARRHHCSPSFKYYVGGFCTNGNVSRNSIVLIDDYRVNQLPEGTLELYLTMHSQSLKTLKETGIRFQNLKVLNVFDYSGLEYLFSFEMLNCLCNLEKISVRQCWSMKALIRPVVDAHLDTTITLSYHLPRLLELVLIDLPQLNSICSEKQLDWPVFHSFSVWNCEKLTELPLIVSQTGEFRISKKIKIRGNRFWFKDVEREETHSSNYEFEEAVLPENLVSFVSVKTEKLSTESTTSSGETKVFRIFKRKKAEKTRAATILANDDINASPSHSPSHSYITRRLEATSTFIKRVHANVRDLFTRQQNGYASPSNGASFVSMITPTNSRRFLHFTLL